The DNA sequence AAGAAGCAATCAAAAGCGGCTTGGTTTTCGGCATCGGACCGACAACAATAACAATAACAGCAGGCGGAGCATCAAAGACAGCCAAAGGTTTTGTACTTGGACCGCTGGTACTGGGAGTGAAGTAAACCCAAAACCCCTTTTCCCTTTTTTAATGTGAAATATAAAATCTCCTAGCCTATTTTATGCAACCCGGCTCATTCTGAAGGCTCCGGTGAGTTTTATTTCATCCTTTTCAAGCAAGTAATCAATCCAATTTCTGGATACAACTTCCCCGCATCCCTGCACACGAAGCTGCATCCTAGAGCCTTCCTCCCTCATCTCTATAACACCGTCCATAAGATGTTTTATTGTCTGTACTTCTATTTCTTCATGCATGCCTCTTGTCATACTGAACACGGAAGTTGCCCCGAGCCGTTTGCACGCTCCGCTTATTACCTGGAGAAAACGAAATACGGCTTTTGCATCCGAATAAACTATCAATGTTGATATTGAATCAAATATAAGTCTGTGCCGTTCATATCTTTGTGTAAATTCTTTCTCAGTACTTATTATTGAGGCTGTTATTTTCTCTCTATTAATGGGACTGTCAACAAAAGTAACATTCGCTCCGCTTTCCTCTAATTCAACTCCCTTGGAGTATACATCTATATATTTCACCTTTCCATCATTTTCATATTCTAAAAATTTTTTGTCCAGTTTTTCCATTTCTTTTTTCATCTCTGAAAATGAGGTATCAGTCAAAACGAATATCACAGGCTCTCCCTCCTCCAATCCAGATAATACAAATCTTTTTAGTATTGTTTCTCTTCCTATGAATGGAGGAGAATACAAAAGAGTGTTAGTTACAGTCGGTACACCCCCCTTTAGAAGTTCGTCTAATCTACCTATTCCTGTTTTAACCGGCATATTCCCCCCCTTCGATTATTTTATCTACTAAAACTTCAAACGCCTCGAATATGCCTCTACCCTCTGTCGCAACAGTTTTTATTACTGGCACATCTCTTATCCCCATTCTGTTTTTTATCTCTTCCTCATTCAAAGCACCTGTCAAATCCTGTTTGTTAGCCACTATTACATAAGGTATCTTTTCATTACGAATATTATTTGCCATTTTTATTGCATCCCCAAAATACTCTGGGTTTGAGGAGTCAATTACCAGTATTGCACCCGTTGCTGACGCCCCCATTTTTTCTACCAGTGGGGAAAATCTCTCTTGGCCTGGTATGCCAAACACCTCTGCCCTGCATCCTGCACGGTCGACCGTGCCGTGCTCAATGGCTATTGTAGCTCCGAGTCTATCTACGGAAGTAAATTGCTTAGAAAGTGTTTTTATAAAAGTGGTTTTACCTGATCTGAAAGGGCCCATAACCAGTATCTTCGGGATGTAAATTCTTATGCCGCCTGGCTTGTAAGTCCTAAACATTACCGGTTTACCGAGTTTTCCATCCCAATTTGTCTTTGATACTTGGTATTTTTGCCCGGTAAAAACTCCATTACTTGTAGGAGTTATTTCCACAATGCCGTCAAACCCTCTTTTTATGCGGTATATTATGCTCTCTTTATACGGCCATGCGGTAAAGTTGTAAATTGAGACACCATTTCTTTTACCAATCTCTTCATTTATTCTGTATATCCCCTGCAGCGTTTCTCTTTCACCGCAGAGATCCATCATATTCGAGAGGGAATCAAACACCACTACGGTATTGCTGGGCAAATTTTCGAGCATTTCATTCGCAACATCTTCGTAACTCAATATATCGTGTGGCTCAAGGATTACATATTTTTCTTCAGACGGTGCCCCTATAAGGCGGGAATAGCCATCTACAACCAAAAGTCTTTCGCCATATTTTTTTATATCCCACCCAAATTCTCTAAAAGATTGCTCAAGATGTTTTGGGGATGATTCGGAGATGACATATACGCAATCCTTTCCTTTCTCAAGATTATGGTGCAGTACATGTATGCCCATATTGCTTTCCTCTACTTCTGGTGATATGTAAAATAATAATGACTTCCCTTCTGGTATGCCTCCTCCTAAATATTTATCCAGTTTCGGTATCCCCGTCTCTATCATATTGCTCATAATATCTCATCAATTTCCTTTGCAGCTTTTTTCATGGCTTCATGCACTGTATCGATATCGTTTGAAGATGTTATAACCGCAAGTATCGCCCTCGGACCCGCTCCAGTAGTAATGATATTAAAATTGTTCGCTTTCACTACTACCCTTATTGGTACGCCCCCATTCAATTCATCCATGGCAGCCTCTGCAGCAGCAAGCAATGTTGCAGTCATGGCTGCAAAAGCGTCTGGATTAAACTCACTACATTTTTCGGGGTATATCAATAAACCGTCTCTGGATACTATAAAACTGTGATCAATATCTGCTGACGACTCCAACTCGCTCAATATATTTCTGTATTGTTTGTCCTGCATTCTTCCACCGTTTGTATTTTTATATTATACAATTGATAATAAACTTTTCTAAATAATCAGCCTAAACAATATGTATGTTGTAAGAACCATTATCGTGCCATGTCTCAATCCTGCCGCCACTTTTCCCTCACCAAGCAGCCCTGCCACAACTCCGTTCCCTACAGCCTGTACAAGGGCCGTACAGATGTAAACAAATTTATACTCTTCTAATGATATCTTTCCAAACGATATGCCGCCAATGCTGGTAGTTGATTCTGTTGCCTTTGCAAATTCCGGCAAAAAAGTGGCTGAAAGGATTGCTATGACTGCAAGAAAAACGAAGAAGGCAACATATATTATCAGAAGATACATCTGCATTTCCATTTTCCTATCGGCCTGAAGTATTTTTATTTCCCTCACATTTTTCGCTGCTGCATCTATCACATCTGATATTTTCCCTCCCGTTTCCGATGCCTTAACCACCAGGGATGTTGTTCTTTGGACGAGCGGGGTTTTGATTCCTTCGCCAAAACGCTTCAATGCATCAGTGAAAGAAACACCCCACGATATCTGGACAGCCATTTTTTTTATTTCGGGGGTTAGATAGCCGTAATCGCCTCTTGCTGACATTTTTACAGCCCTTGCCATTGTCATGCCGGCCTTCCGTGATTCCGACAGGTCTCTCAAAAATTCAGGAAATCGCTCTTCCATCAAATTCATTTTTCTGATTCTTGCATATTCATAAAAACCAAATGGACCTATGGCAGAGAGAATTGCATATATGGCAAAATCCATGGAATTTCCGGGGGACAGTGATATTGGCCCGATACAGGATATAATCTTGAACTGGAGCATTATTGCAATTGCCACAAAAACCGCCGTAAATGCAGCCGACGTTGAAAGGACCATTATCCTTTGCAATACTTCCATGTCATACTTCTCTCTTATTTCTCCAGCCTTCTCCGGCATTATGAGAATTATATATAATACAAGGCTGACAAGGAGACCTACGCTGGCGAATATAACGGCATATTCCCAGTGCAGATTATGGAGCATCACTTCTCCGGGGAGCCCTACAACTGATATGACATTCACAATAACAAAGAGAGCTATAGACGCCAAAATTGTGAGATATATTACATTCCTCTTCATTATCAGAGGTCTTTCTTTCCGGAATTTTGTTCTCTCGTATATGCCGACGACAGAGGCGGTTGGGGTAGGCATTTCTCCGCCA is a window from the Candidatus Thermoplasmatota archaeon genome containing:
- a CDS encoding RAD55 family ATPase, with the translated sequence MPVKTGIGRLDELLKGGVPTVTNTLLYSPPFIGRETILKRFVLSGLEEGEPVIFVLTDTSFSEMKKEMEKLDKKFLEYENDGKVKYIDVYSKGVELEESGANVTFVDSPINREKITASIISTEKEFTQRYERHRLIFDSISTLIVYSDAKAVFRFLQVISGACKRLGATSVFSMTRGMHEEIEVQTIKHLMDGVIEMREEGSRMQLRVQGCGEVVSRNWIDYLLEKDEIKLTGAFRMSRVA
- a CDS encoding ATPase domain-containing protein; this encodes MSNMIETGIPKLDKYLGGGIPEGKSLLFYISPEVEESNMGIHVLHHNLEKGKDCVYVISESSPKHLEQSFREFGWDIKKYGERLLVVDGYSRLIGAPSEEKYVILEPHDILSYEDVANEMLENLPSNTVVVFDSLSNMMDLCGERETLQGIYRINEEIGKRNGVSIYNFTAWPYKESIIYRIKRGFDGIVEITPTSNGVFTGQKYQVSKTNWDGKLGKPVMFRTYKPGGIRIYIPKILVMGPFRSGKTTFIKTLSKQFTSVDRLGATIAIEHGTVDRAGCRAEVFGIPGQERFSPLVEKMGASATGAILVIDSSNPEYFGDAIKMANNIRNEKIPYVIVANKQDLTGALNEEEIKNRMGIRDVPVIKTVATEGRGIFEAFEVLVDKIIEGGEYAG
- a CDS encoding roadblock/LC7 domain-containing protein — translated: MQDKQYRNILSELESSADIDHSFIVSRDGLLIYPEKCSEFNPDAFAAMTATLLAAAEAAMDELNGGVPIRVVVKANNFNIITTGAGPRAILAVITSSNDIDTVHEAMKKAAKEIDEIL
- a CDS encoding type II secretion system F family protein; translated protein: MIGKKISWVAFVSLFTIIAVSIIARIIGMPTVSNLLLASAMGAFLIFSWAQRKIKEDMLPFISDEYKESEWKYFFSSLIAFILIIFATLLNVFILFLGMPVSSVLITIFLGIVILLMLYTVLSIPTVEKNIGYTVFFLIAFVFTAVVIGSQLDVGIHLPRDVAPIIRNMAESLFLLNIALLFEISSLMIGGEMPTPTASVVGIYERTKFRKERPLIMKRNVIYLTILASIALFVIVNVISVVGLPGEVMLHNLHWEYAVIFASVGLLVSLVLYIILIMPEKAGEIREKYDMEVLQRIMVLSTSAAFTAVFVAIAIMLQFKIISCIGPISLSPGNSMDFAIYAILSAIGPFGFYEYARIRKMNLMEERFPEFLRDLSESRKAGMTMARAVKMSARGDYGYLTPEIKKMAVQISWGVSFTDALKRFGEGIKTPLVQRTTSLVVKASETGGKISDVIDAAAKNVREIKILQADRKMEMQMYLLIIYVAFFVFLAVIAILSATFLPEFAKATESTTSIGGISFGKISLEEYKFVYICTALVQAVGNGVVAGLLGEGKVAAGLRHGTIMVLTTYILFRLII